The Sulfurospirillum diekertiae genomic sequence TGAAAGTGCTCCTGCCTTACGTGTATAAAAAGCCGAAAGATCGGTAAAATCTAAGAGCTCTTTGATGCGTTTTTTAGGTTCTTCAACGTCTTGCAAAGTCGCATAAAGTCGCATATTTTCTGCGACACTCAAGTCTTCATATAAACCAAATTTTTGAGGCATATAACCAATTTGCTGTAAAAAGTCACTTTGAGAACAAGGCATGGTCGTACCTAAAATTTCCAACGATCCACTACTGGATTTTAGCAGCCCTGCTAAGATACGAATCAGTGTTGTTTTTCCAGCACCATCAGGCCCCACCAGTCCTGTAATCTTTCCACTCTCGATATTAAAATTTAACGCATCGAAAGCTGGTTTCTGACTATTTGCAAATGTTTTAGAGAGGTTTTGAGCCGTTACAATCGTCATGGTTACTGATCTTTTTGACATGTAATCGTAACAGGCATTCCTTGTTTGAGATGTGAATCAGGCTCTGCAATAATGACGCGAAAACGATACACAAGATCGGGACGAAGCTGTGTTGTTTCAATATTTTTAGGGGTAAACTCCGCAACAGGAGAGATAAATCCAATGTGACCTTCATACGGTTTTTTGCGTGAGTCAACATACACAAGCATCTTTTCACCTTGCGTGATTGAGCCAAGGTCTGGTTCATCAACATAAGCTTGAACCCAATATTCATCTTCTAACGCGATTTGTAAGATACTCTGCCCAGCAGACACAATCGAAGAAGGCTCTTTGTGACGAGCAAGGATAGTTCCTTTGGTTGGTGCATAAATCGTCGCATCTTTAATGTCATATTCAAGGCTTTTGGCTTTAGCTTCAAGTGCCAATACTTTGGCTTTTTGCACCTCAACATCTTCTACTTGATACCCACTTTGAAGGAGTGCATAATTGCTCTTTGCTTTATCGTATGTGGCTTTTGCTTTATCGTATTGTGTCTTTGCTGCGATATAGTCTTGCTCTGTTGTAGCATCCAAATCAAACAGTTTTTTTTGTCTATTATAGATATCTTGTACCCCCAAAAATGCTGCATAGCTTTCTTGCACACTGGCTTGTGCTTGAGCAATATCTTCTGTACGATACCCTTTCATCAGCCTCTTTAGCGTTGCCTTTTCAGCTATGATTTGCGCATTGATATTTTCCAATTCATACCGCAATAATGTAGTATCTAGCGTAACAAGCATTTCGCCTTTTTCGATAGACTGACCTTCATCTTTTGCAATTGTTTCGATCTTGCCAAGAAAACGAAACGCCAGATCTTGTGTACGATTTTCGATATTTCCATAAAAATGTAGTGTCTTATCCAATACTTTGACATAGTTCTGATAATAGTACCATCCACCACTTCCTAAAAGTGCCAATGCAATCACTATTGCTATCTTCTTCATCGCTATTTCCTTTGTCTGCTCAACTCTTGTAAGACATACTCTGTATTTTCTAAAATTGTACGAATAATAATTTCCATGTTTGTATCCACATCTTCCCCTAAAAAAGGGATACGCTGTGAAATGGTACTTTGTTGAACACTAAATACGATGATCGAGCCAAGAAGGGCATGAGTGCGTGCTTTTACTTCGATGGTAGCGCTATCTTGGTGCATGATATGTGCCACCAAGCTATCTAATGTATTCAGCATTGGCTCAAGTCCCTTGGTATAGAGAAGCTCAAAACCATTGGAAGGTGTCATCTGCTCACGTATTAAAATACGATGCAGATAATTATTGGTTTTCAGTTTACCAAGCATCGTTCGAGCCAATGTTTCGATAAGATATTTTACCCACATTATATAAAATGCATCAGAAGGTATTGATGTTTTGAGCGCTGTTTCATAGGCAAGTGTAAACGCACTGTATTTTTCAGCCATGAGTTCTGTAATATTGGTCACAACAGCAAGATATAATGCTTCTTTACTTCCATAATAATAGTGAATTGAAGCAATATTGACCCCTGCTTCTTTGGCAAGCTCTCGGATAGAAACATCTTCTGGAGAACGCTCTCCAAAAAGACGATAAGCCGTTTCTAAGATCTTTGCTTTGGATTGGTTGATTGTTTTTGCTTTGCTAGGAATCTTGAACACTGTCTTCCTTTATGAAATATATGAGTCAAATGCTATCACAAAACAGATGTTTATGTCAAACGTTTGTTTTAATTTTAATAGTGACTCTTTACATGTAAAAGAAGAGAAAAGGAATGCCTTGGCATTCCTCTGTTTGAAAGGCTATTCGTCCTTAAACGCAAACCCTTGTGCCATTAAAACTTTGCCTGTCTTTCGGTAGTAAATACTCGAATACGCATTTGAGGTAATCTCTGCGTAAGTAGGCATTGAACCGCTTCCTGTCGCATCTCTGAAAGCTTTAAAGGTCTTATTATATTCCAATACCCCTTTTTTCACTTTTTCACTATCGTAGGTATCTTGCATTGCGAAGCTCTCGAGTGCAACACGTGGTTTCAAAGGAGCATTTTTGGCTTCTTTGGTTGGAACACCGATGGTACACCCTACCGCTAAGAACGTTTTGGGAGGAAGGTTGAAAAGTTTTATCATCGTGTCAGAATTTTCACGCACCGCACCGATAGATGTTGTGCCATACCCCAAAGCTTCAGCAGCCACTTGAAGCTGAATAAGCATAATCCCCGCATCCACAGCTCCCACCATAATGCCCTCCGCACTCTGCTCGATGACGTGTTTTTTTCCCATGCTCTCGGTAATGATGTTTGTACGATTGAAGTCAATAACAATGCCCACAAACACGTCCGCAGTGGCAATATGCGCTTGATGGTTGCACAACTCGGAAATCTGTTTGAGTTTGGCTTTATCGCGTGTGTAAACGAGGCTTATTTGTTGCGCATTGATGGAAGTTGGTGCGCGTTGCGCTGTTTTAAAGATAAGCTCTAAGTGCTCATCGTTGATCACTTCACCCGTGAATTGACGGATGGATTTTCGATTTTGCAGTTGTTTGATTGTTGGATTTTCCATAGTGTCTCCTATAAGATTTTTTCCAATTTTTGGAGCGTTATGCTCTTTAGTTTATCACCCATAAATGCTTTATACACTTTATAGTGCTCTTTTTCCATATGTGCCGCCAAAAGCGCTTCGCTCCCCCACGTCTCAATAAAAACATAGGTATTTTCTTTTTCGATGTCTTGATGAACATCATACTGCAAACAGCCCTTATCGTCTTGATGGGTTGCTTTATGCAACGTGGTTAACGCCTCCAAAACACCTTCACGTGAGTCTTTCAATACAAGGGTTGCGATTAAAACGATTTTTTTCATCTGCTCTCTTTTTTAAGTTATCTGCAAAGTATAGAAGTTATGCACTTAAAATACTCTTACGATACTTTTGGAATGTAAGAGAAAAATAGCATTTCACCTTTACATGTAAACCTCATCTACTTTGTTATAATGTCGTATCGACGTAAAGGAGACGGTGGAAGTGTTGATAGAATGGTATATTTTTGCTGTCTTTATCCTTTCAAGCTTTTTACAAACCACGACTGGATTTGGCTATGCGATCATAACAGCGCCGCTTTTAGCCCTTGTGTTAGACCCCAAAGATACGGTGATGATCACCATGCTCACCGGTCTTATCATACGACTGATGATGATGAAAACAACGCATCATGACGGTAGTTTCAAAGCGATCTCACCTTTTCTGATCACGAGTATTTTAGGGGCAATGATTGGGGCGTATTGTCTGCGTGTCATCAATGTGGATCTGCTGAAACTCTTTATGGGCGGAATCTTACTTATTTTTACATTCCTTTTGTGGAAAAACTATCACGTCACGATTCGTCATCATACCTTTGCAAAAGCCATTGCAGGCGGATTAAGTGGTTTTTTGGCGACGACCACGAGTATCAATGGGCCACCGATTATTTTATATTATCTCAACGCCAAAGCAGAAGAACATGCACGTGTTCTCAGAGGAAATCTGACGCGGTATTTTTTACTGATCAATCTCGTGTCTATCATTTTGTCGTACATGGCAGGCACCCTCAAAGTAAAAGAACTCTGGGTCATCTTGCTTTTTTCTATTCCGGCATTGGCTATAGGATTTTATCTGGGGGAAAAGTTGTTTCACCGTATTAATGCGGAGATTTTCAAAAAAATAGCATTGTGCATGGTTGTGGTGAGCAGTGTCGTGCTGATCTTTAAAGCAGTCAGCTAAAGAAGCCCTAGATAACTAGGACTTCTTCGCTTTTTTTTTCTTCGCGTTTCTCTTTGAGCGACTTCTCGGGTTTCTTCTTGACTTCTTTTTTCATATCTTTACTTTTTGCCATGGTCTCTCCTTTTTGAAGTTGGTTACTACGCATTTATTGTACAAAGGTTATGCTTAATTTGGATCAATATTGATATTCGTCAAGGACATAATTTTCTATTTATTATATATTTTTAAAAATTCATTCCAAAAGGGAAAATCGTGAAAAAAATTCTTTTAAGTTTACTCATTGCCTCTGTTTCAACTTTATTTGCAGCCGATGGTGCTGAAATTTATAAGGCGAAGTGCTTCTCTTGTCATGGGGAAAAAGCAGCTAAGGTAGCATTGAACAAGTCTCAAATTATTGCAGGCTGGGATGCAGACAAAATCATTGCCTCTGTCAATGGTTATAAAAATGGCGAAGGTGGCGCAATGAAAGGCGTTATGAAACCTATCGCTGTGGGATTAAATGACGATGATTTAAAAGCAGTTGCAGCGACCATCGCTTCTTACAAATAGTCACACGTACCGATAACGCTCACACTTGCAAAATTGATACGAATCAAGTAAAGACTCACGTGGACATAGTACAATACGTTACCGTATAGGAGCGCTTATGATGACACTACTGCGAACTGTTATTTTAATTTTTTTGGCACTGCAAACACTTTTTGCGAAAACACTTTCACTGCAAGAAGCCATTGACGCCACGCTTATATCGCATCCCGATGCCAAACTCGCACTGTATCAATTAGATTCGGCACGCGAAAGTATCGGTATAGCACAAGCCGCTACGTATCCCGAGCTAAGTCTTAATGCAGAATATTATCCCACAAAAACGCTCGTTTCGCAAAATAGTGGCAGTTTTGTAACCAGAGATCATTTTTCAACACATGTCGATGTGACACTGACCTATACCTTGTGGGATTTTGGTCGAACACAAAAACGCATTGATGCGGCACAGCAAGATGCAGAGTCTGCTTTAGCACTGAATGAAAATGCCAAAGCATTGCTGGGCGAAAGAGTCTGGCAAGCGTACTATTCACTCGCATACCTTCAACGCGTCAGCACAGCTAATGCCCTCTCGCTTGCCTTTTACCAAGCACTGTACGATCAATCGCGTCAAATGAAACATGTGGGATTGAAAACGGAAGCCGATAGCGAACGCTTTTATGCTTCGTTACTGGACGCTAAAGATTTACTGGAAACCAGTCGCAATGAGGAGCGTAAATTTACCCATTTGCTGAGCATGCTCACCGGTTTTTCGGAACAGGACATTAGCATTGAAGATGATTTTACAGCACTCTCACACACCACGTTACCTTCTTTTCCTGATGCACAATGGCGACACATGCTCAAAGAACATAACGCTGAGCTTGAAGCATTGGGCGCTAAAATAAAACAAAGTCACGCCTTATACGAATCATCGAAAGCAGAACACTATGGCACCATCCTCTCCGCAGGTTCGCTAGGAAGTGATACCTCCATCTCCTCTTATTCAAGCAATCAAATTGGCATTAAGGCCTCTATCCCTCTCGTAACAGGTGGTAGGATTTCCCATCAAATCGAAAAAGATAGAGTCAGTATTTTAATGGCAGAAGAAGCATTGCGAGCGCGTGAATTAACCCTTTGGCAAGAGTTGTATGAAGCCATTTTAGATACAAAGCGCTTGGATGCGACCATTCAAGCCAAACAGATGGCAGCACTCGCACTTGCCAAGACCGTTGCCATTACCAAAGGGCGTTACAAAGAGGGGTTAGCCACCTACATTGAAGTGCTTGAAGCCCAACGCGCCTATGACAATGCTTTGATTGCGCAAAGTGCTGCTATGTTGCAAAAAATAGCCTCTTTAGCCCATATTAAAAGACTCATTCCCAAAGGAGCTTCCCTATGAACAGGGCGTCTGTTATGAAAAATACATTGATTTTAGTGGTGGTGATGGCCATTGGAAGCTTTTTTTATTTCAAAGTGTATCTGCCGAAGATCACATTTGCTTCGATCTCGCCTATTTTCCAAGATGTCAATGAAACCGCTTTTGGAGTCGGAACGATTGAAGCGAAAGAGATGATCGTGTTAGCGCCTAAAACAACAACAAAAGTGCTCTCCCTTTTTGCCGATCAAGGCGAAATAGTTGTGAAAGGAAAGATTCTTGCGGTGATGGATCCTTCTGATCTGCTTGCATCCAAGGAAGAAGCCTTGATGGCGATGAAAAAAAGCCAGATGTCGCTTCTTTCCCAACAAAGTCTCCTGAAAGATTTGGAAGCCAAATATCATTTAGCACACACGACACTGACACGCTATCAGCATCTCATTTCGGAAGGTTTTGTGGCACAAGCGGAGTTAGATACGGCATTTTCCGTAGAACAAAGTGCCAAAGCTCAAGTGGAAAATGCAACGTGGCAAGTGAACCTTATGCAGGCCGATATCGCACGAAATGAAGCTCTTGTGAAAAGCAACAACGCCAAAATTGAGGATCTTACGTTAAAAGCTCCTGAGAATATGGTGGTTCTTTCTCGTGATGCCGAAGTGGGAAGCACCGTTCTTTCGGGCTCACCTGTCTTTCGACTGATCAATCCAAACTCCATTTGGGTTAAAATCTATATCAATGAACGACAAAGTGGAACTTTACATGTAGGAGCGTCTGCGTCTATTACATTGCGTTCACATCCTTCCACGCCTTATCATGGACATATCGCTCGAATTGGTTTGGAAAGCGATCGAACCACAGAGGAGCGAGAGGTCAACATTGCGTTTGATCAGCCACAACACCCTCTTTACGTGGGCGAACGTGCGGAAGCGACGATTGCGCTGGCACATCACACCCATGTCTTAACCCTTCCGCTCTTAGCGCTTGCAACACACAAAGGTGAAAAAGGCGTTTGGCTCGGCAATGAAGGTCATGCACATTTTAAACCACTGAGCTTTCAGTCCATCAGCGCCGATGGTCTCATCATCATAAAAAATGGCGTAACGGAGAAGGATACGATCCTTTTACCAGCAGGACGTGACATAACGGAAGGTATGCGGATTAAATTATGATCAGTTTAGCACAAAGAGACATCGCCCATTCTCTGGGTAAATTTCTCACAACATCGATGGGCATTGGGATGCTTTTAGGCGTTGTTTTAATTATGATTGGTGTCTATCGGGGATTGGTGGATGATGCCAATATTTTGCTCAAAGACACCCACGCCAATTTATGGATTGTGCAACAAGACACCCTAGGCCCTTTTGCGGAAAATTCGCGCCTGCATGAAGACATCAAGTACCAAATCAAAGCCTTTGAAGGCGTGAAAGATGTCTCAGCCCTCACCTTTCAAAACCTTCAACTTTACCGTAACAATCAGCCGATTAGGGTTTTTGCGATGGGGTACGATATTGGCTCCTTTTACACGCCCCATCATCTCGTAGAAGGAAGACCGATTCTTGCGAATCATTTTGAAATGATTGTCGATAAAAAAACGGGATTTAAATTGCATGATGAAATTTTGATTGGAAGAGATATGTTTAACGTCGTCGGCATTACGAAAGACGCTGTCTCTTCCAGTGGCGATTTGATGGTCTATTTTTCGCTTCCCGATGCACAAAAACTTCAATTTTTATCGAGCAATGAGCAAATTCGCAATGACCGTGCCAGAGGCACTAAAGCAACCGATACAACAACCATCAACGCGATCATCGCGACGGTGGAAGAAGGGGCGGATCTTAAAGCAATCGGGCAAGAAATCGAACGATGGAAACACGTTAAGGTCTTTACCCAAGAGGAACAATCCTCGCTCTTAACCAAAAATCTCATCGAACGTTCCGCCAAACAGATCGGTATGTTTACGGTGATTTTATTGCTCGTCGCTTCCGTGATTATCTCACTCATTATTTACACCATGACCATGGGCAAACTCAAGGAAATCGCCATTTTAAAACTCATCGGTGCTTCGAATGGGGTGATTATAAAAATGATTGTGCAACAGTCCGTGCTTTTAGGCATCTTATCGTTTATAGCAGGCAATCTCTTCTCACACAGTTTAATGGACTTATTTCCCAAACGCACTATTTTGATGAGCGCTGATGCGTTCAGTCTTTTGGAAATTGTCATCATCGTGAGTATCCTCGGTTCGCTTTTTGGCGTGCGTTCAGCACTCAAAATTGACCCCGCTAGCGCCATTGGAGGGTAATATGAAGCCATCGCATCAAAGTGTCATTAAAGTAGAGCAGCTTGCAAAAACCTATGGAAAAGGTGAAAATGCTGTCATGGCCATTAAAGCGTGCTCGTTTGAAATTTTCAAAGGCGAAACCGTTGCGCTTTTGGGCCCTAGTGGTTCGGGAAAAACAACGCTCATCACCATGATAGGGTGCATCACCGAACCAACACAGGGGAAGTTGTATCTGGATGGGGAACTGATTTTTGATCAACACTGGTGCATCAGCGACACACGGAAATTACGCCGTCAAAAGATCGGCTTTATCTTTCAGTCGCACAATCTCATCCCTTTTTTAAACGTCGAAGAGAACATAACACTCGTTCCGCTGATGAATAAAACCAACCCCAAAGAAGCGACTCAAAAAGCGAAAGAGTTGTTGGAGTATTTGGGTGTGGGGAACAAACTCACCGCGATGCCCTCACAACTTTCAGGCGGACAAAGTCAACGCGTGGCCATCGCAAGATCGCTCGCCAATAATCCAAAAATCATTTTAGCCGATGAACCAACAGCTGCATTGGATGGAGAACGTGCCCTTTCGGTGATGCAGTTACTTAAAAAACTTGCTACCGAACAAGAGGTTGCTATCTTGGTCGTCACGCATGATGAACGGATGATTCCGTTATTTGATCGAATTATTCGTGTGAATGATGGGGTTGTGAGCGAAGAGCTAAAATAAATATTTTGCCTTAAAAAGGTACCAAACTATGCGCATGATCTTAAGCTCCTATACTATAAAATAATTTTATCGATCATAGACAAGGAGTCCTTTTGGAAAATAACAAACATCATCTCATCGCCGAATATGAAAAAGAGCTCAAGCAATATGAGAACTTTAGTGACAAAATGGATATTTTACTCAAAGAACTCCTTGAGCAAGAGAAAATTTCGTACCACTCCATTGAAAACAGGGTCAAAGAAAAAAGCAGTTTAGCCAAAAAAATTGACGGGAAAAACAAATACCAAGACCTCAGCGAAATCACCGATATTGTGGGCTGTCGCATCATCAGCTACTTTGAAATTGATGTGGAAAAGATTGTCAATCTGATTTTTAAAGAGTTCAAAATTGACGAGGTCAACTCCATTGATAAAAAGAAAATCTTAGATCCTGATCGCTTTGGCTACCTCTCCTACCACATCATCTGCTCGATCAACGATGAAAGAGCACAACTCAGAGAGTATAAAAACTACAAAAATCTCAAATTTGAAATTCAAGTGCGAACCATTTTGCAACACGCATGGGCAGAGATAGAACATGACATCGGTTATAAGTCCAACATCGCCGTTCCAAGAGAGTTTCGCCGAAAATTCTCACGTATCGCCAGCATTCTTGAAATTGCCGATGATGAATTTAGCAGGCTCAAACTTGACATCCATAACTACGTTGAAACCATCTCCAAACAAGGGTTTGAGAACATTGACATTAACGCTGAAAGCCTCAAACTTTTCATCGAGCAATCGTATGATCTCGAAGAGATAGAAGCCTATATCATCGAAAAATTAGAACTCAAATCGGTTGCTTTTTCAGAGCAAATGCAATCGGCGAATATCAGCCTTTTTTTAAATATTATCAACACCTTTACGACCTTTAAAGAGATATTGGAGATTCAAAATTCCCTTCAAAAACACAAAGAGCTCATCAAAAAATTCATCGTCAAATGGGCACACGCCAGAGGCAAATTGCTGGAGCGATTTCGTGAAAATTTCGAGCAAAAAGATGGTTTTATCATCGGTTACGCTTTGATGATCGAGTTTTTAGAAACCAACCACAAGGAAGGGCTCGGAGCCTTTTTCCCAAGCCTTTCTATCCCTGAGAAAAATGAAGCGGTAGCATTGGCAGTGCATATTTACAAAGAAATCACAAGCAACTAAGCTGTCAAGGATGACTTCTTTATCTATCACGGACAAAATGGACGTATTTGCAGAGAATTTCACAGGGGTAAATCTGTGCAAACAAAAAATCACCAAAGCGGAATTTG encodes the following:
- a CDS encoding sulfite exporter TauE/SafE family protein; its protein translation is MEVLIEWYIFAVFILSSFLQTTTGFGYAIITAPLLALVLDPKDTVMITMLTGLIIRLMMMKTTHHDGSFKAISPFLITSILGAMIGAYCLRVINVDLLKLFMGGILLIFTFLLWKNYHVTIRHHTFAKAIAGGLSGFLATTTSINGPPIILYYLNAKAEEHARVLRGNLTRYFLLINLVSIILSYMAGTLKVKELWVILLFSIPALAIGFYLGEKLFHRINAEIFKKIALCMVVVSSVVLIFKAVS
- a CDS encoding efflux RND transporter periplasmic adaptor subunit → MNRASVMKNTLILVVVMAIGSFFYFKVYLPKITFASISPIFQDVNETAFGVGTIEAKEMIVLAPKTTTKVLSLFADQGEIVVKGKILAVMDPSDLLASKEEALMAMKKSQMSLLSQQSLLKDLEAKYHLAHTTLTRYQHLISEGFVAQAELDTAFSVEQSAKAQVENATWQVNLMQADIARNEALVKSNNAKIEDLTLKAPENMVVLSRDAEVGSTVLSGSPVFRLINPNSIWVKIYINERQSGTLHVGASASITLRSHPSTPYHGHIARIGLESDRTTEEREVNIAFDQPQHPLYVGERAEATIALAHHTHVLTLPLLALATHKGEKGVWLGNEGHAHFKPLSFQSISADGLIIIKNGVTEKDTILLPAGRDITEGMRIKL
- a CDS encoding ABC transporter ATP-binding protein, with product MKPSHQSVIKVEQLAKTYGKGENAVMAIKACSFEIFKGETVALLGPSGSGKTTLITMIGCITEPTQGKLYLDGELIFDQHWCISDTRKLRRQKIGFIFQSHNLIPFLNVEENITLVPLMNKTNPKEATQKAKELLEYLGVGNKLTAMPSQLSGGQSQRVAIARSLANNPKIILADEPTAALDGERALSVMQLLKKLATEQEVAILVVTHDERMIPLFDRIIRVNDGVVSEELK
- a CDS encoding c-type cytochrome; this translates as MKKILLSLLIASVSTLFAADGAEIYKAKCFSCHGEKAAKVALNKSQIIAGWDADKIIASVNGYKNGEGGAMKGVMKPIAVGLNDDDLKAVAATIASYK
- a CDS encoding CerR family C-terminal domain-containing protein, which encodes MFKIPSKAKTINQSKAKILETAYRLFGERSPEDVSIRELAKEAGVNIASIHYYYGSKEALYLAVVTNITELMAEKYSAFTLAYETALKTSIPSDAFYIMWVKYLIETLARTMLGKLKTNNYLHRILIREQMTPSNGFELLYTKGLEPMLNTLDSLVAHIMHQDSATIEVKARTHALLGSIIVFSVQQSTISQRIPFLGEDVDTNMEIIIRTILENTEYVLQELSRQRK
- a CDS encoding TolC family protein; protein product: MMTLLRTVILIFLALQTLFAKTLSLQEAIDATLISHPDAKLALYQLDSARESIGIAQAATYPELSLNAEYYPTKTLVSQNSGSFVTRDHFSTHVDVTLTYTLWDFGRTQKRIDAAQQDAESALALNENAKALLGERVWQAYYSLAYLQRVSTANALSLAFYQALYDQSRQMKHVGLKTEADSERFYASLLDAKDLLETSRNEERKFTHLLSMLTGFSEQDISIEDDFTALSHTTLPSFPDAQWRHMLKEHNAELEALGAKIKQSHALYESSKAEHYGTILSAGSLGSDTSISSYSSNQIGIKASIPLVTGGRISHQIEKDRVSILMAEEALRARELTLWQELYEAILDTKRLDATIQAKQMAALALAKTVAITKGRYKEGLATYIEVLEAQRAYDNALIAQSAAMLQKIASLAHIKRLIPKGASL
- a CDS encoding efflux RND transporter periplasmic adaptor subunit, coding for MKKIAIVIALALLGSGGWYYYQNYVKVLDKTLHFYGNIENRTQDLAFRFLGKIETIAKDEGQSIEKGEMLVTLDTTLLRYELENINAQIIAEKATLKRLMKGYRTEDIAQAQASVQESYAAFLGVQDIYNRQKKLFDLDATTEQDYIAAKTQYDKAKATYDKAKSNYALLQSGYQVEDVEVQKAKVLALEAKAKSLEYDIKDATIYAPTKGTILARHKEPSSIVSAGQSILQIALEDEYWVQAYVDEPDLGSITQGEKMLVYVDSRKKPYEGHIGFISPVAEFTPKNIETTQLRPDLVYRFRVIIAEPDSHLKQGMPVTITCQKDQ
- a CDS encoding nitroreductase family protein, with translation MENPTIKQLQNRKSIRQFTGEVINDEHLELIFKTAQRAPTSINAQQISLVYTRDKAKLKQISELCNHQAHIATADVFVGIVIDFNRTNIITESMGKKHVIEQSAEGIMVGAVDAGIMLIQLQVAAEALGYGTTSIGAVRENSDTMIKLFNLPPKTFLAVGCTIGVPTKEAKNAPLKPRVALESFAMQDTYDSEKVKKGVLEYNKTFKAFRDATGSGSMPTYAEITSNAYSSIYYRKTGKVLMAQGFAFKDE
- a CDS encoding putative quinol monooxygenase, with translation MKKIVLIATLVLKDSREGVLEALTTLHKATHQDDKGCLQYDVHQDIEKENTYVFIETWGSEALLAAHMEKEHYKVYKAFMGDKLKSITLQKLEKIL
- a CDS encoding ABC transporter permease is translated as MISLAQRDIAHSLGKFLTTSMGIGMLLGVVLIMIGVYRGLVDDANILLKDTHANLWIVQQDTLGPFAENSRLHEDIKYQIKAFEGVKDVSALTFQNLQLYRNNQPIRVFAMGYDIGSFYTPHHLVEGRPILANHFEMIVDKKTGFKLHDEILIGRDMFNVVGITKDAVSSSGDLMVYFSLPDAQKLQFLSSNEQIRNDRARGTKATDTTTINAIIATVEEGADLKAIGQEIERWKHVKVFTQEEQSSLLTKNLIERSAKQIGMFTVILLLVASVIISLIIYTMTMGKLKEIAILKLIGASNGVIIKMIVQQSVLLGILSFIAGNLFSHSLMDLFPKRTILMSADAFSLLEIVIIVSILGSLFGVRSALKIDPASAIGG
- a CDS encoding GTP pyrophosphokinase, producing the protein MENNKHHLIAEYEKELKQYENFSDKMDILLKELLEQEKISYHSIENRVKEKSSLAKKIDGKNKYQDLSEITDIVGCRIISYFEIDVEKIVNLIFKEFKIDEVNSIDKKKILDPDRFGYLSYHIICSINDERAQLREYKNYKNLKFEIQVRTILQHAWAEIEHDIGYKSNIAVPREFRRKFSRIASILEIADDEFSRLKLDIHNYVETISKQGFENIDINAESLKLFIEQSYDLEEIEAYIIEKLELKSVAFSEQMQSANISLFLNIINTFTTFKEILEIQNSLQKHKELIKKFIVKWAHARGKLLERFRENFEQKDGFIIGYALMIEFLETNHKEGLGAFFPSLSIPEKNEAVALAVHIYKEITSN